AGCGAAAACATTTTTGAAATAATATTTTCTCGGTGGTCCTCTGTGAATAACCTCTGAGAGTCTCTGTGTTATAAAAATTATACGAAGGATCACGAAGAAATATATTTTATTCTTTTTTCCGGTTTGATTTTACCAGGCATTTTCCATTATCCCATTTTCCTTTCAAGCTATCAGTAGGAATAGAATTATTTTTTTCGGATTTAATTAACTTTCAAATCTTTTGTTTCTCTATCGCCTTGACCTATGGTATATTGAATTGAAAAAGTATATAATCGTTTATATTTGGAATCACACATTTCAGTATTACTTGAAACTCCAAATGAGTTGGAATACGATATATGTTTTGCTAAATCATCGAACAAATTATTTGCACCTAATGTAATTCGTAACTTATCTTTTAAGAACTTTCGGCTAATATTAATTGAAGAATTAATGTATGCTTTGTTGTAACCGTCAAATGTTAATTCCTTAGAAAAATAATTTACATAGAACATTGCATAAAATTTCTTTATTTTATATTCCATGTTATATTTCATATTGTAACCAAATTCTTTTTTAGTAAGATTATCTGTTGTTAAGTCATATAATGCAGCTGTTTTTGTAATATCTCTTGTGTCATAAAAAGTATGGAATATACTTGATGAAACAGAGAAATTAAAATTACCGTTGAGCTTTAGCCATAACGACATGTCAATGCCTGTATTGCTTTCCTTTGCTGCATTCTCGGGTTTTACTAAATTTATTAATGATGTTTGAGGAATAACAAGTTTTACAACTTCGTTGTTGGTATAATTAAAAAAACATTCA
This DNA window, taken from Bacteroidales bacterium, encodes the following:
- a CDS encoding TonB-dependent receptor, whose product is MDKTDFYNWHTGNSKLKTVDFYSAYLGYTYSKDICNASFECFFNYTNNEVVKLVIPQTSLINLVKPENAAKESNTGIDMSLWLKLNGNFNFSVSSSIFHTFYDTRDITKTAALYDLTTDNLTKKEFGYNMKYNMEYKIKKFYAMFYVNYFSKELTFDGYNKAYINSSINISRKFLKDKLRITLGANNLFDDLAKHISYSNSFGVSSNTEMCDSKYKRLYTFSIQYTIGQGDRETKDLKVN